A section of the Streptomyces sp. NBC_00178 genome encodes:
- a CDS encoding lysophospholipid acyltransferase family protein: protein MFYYVLKYVVLGPLLRLTFRPRIEGLEHIPDDGAAIVAGNHLSFSDHFLMPAILKRRITFLAKAEYFTGPGVKGKLTAAFFHSIGQIPVDRSGKEAGQAAIREGLGVLSKGELLGIYPEGTRSHDGRLYKGKVGVAVMAIKAGVPVIPCAMVGTFEIQPPGQKMPKVRRVAIRFGEPLDFSRYAGLEDQKAAIRAVTDEIMYAILGLSGQEYVDEYAVKAKAAQAADQPKKFPRRSR, encoded by the coding sequence GTGTTCTATTACGTCCTGAAGTACGTCGTGCTGGGTCCCCTGCTGCGGCTGACCTTCCGGCCGCGCATCGAGGGCCTGGAACACATTCCCGACGACGGTGCGGCCATCGTCGCGGGCAACCACCTGTCCTTCTCCGACCACTTCCTGATGCCCGCGATCCTGAAGCGCCGCATCACGTTCCTCGCGAAGGCCGAGTACTTCACCGGCCCCGGGGTCAAGGGGAAGCTGACGGCGGCCTTCTTCCACAGCATCGGGCAGATCCCCGTGGACCGTTCGGGCAAGGAGGCGGGACAGGCCGCCATCCGAGAAGGGCTGGGAGTGCTGAGCAAGGGCGAGTTGCTCGGCATCTATCCGGAGGGCACGCGGTCCCACGACGGACGCCTCTACAAGGGCAAGGTCGGGGTCGCGGTGATGGCGATCAAGGCCGGGGTCCCGGTCATCCCCTGCGCGATGGTCGGAACCTTCGAGATCCAGCCGCCCGGACAGAAGATGCCGAAGGTCAGGCGCGTCGCGATCCGCTTCGGCGAGCCGCTCGACTTCTCCCGCTACGCGGGACTGGAGGACCAGAAGGCGGCGATCCGGGCGGTCACCGACGAGATCATGTACGCCATCCTCGGTCTCTCCGGGCAGGAGTACGTCGACGAGTACGCGGTCAAGGCGAAGGCGGCCCAGGCGGCCGACCAGCCCAAGAAGTTCCCGCGCCGGTCGCGCTGA
- a CDS encoding NAD-dependent epimerase/dehydratase family protein, with amino-acid sequence MLGATGQIGRVAVRALAEDGWDVTAASRGGGRDDDWAGGVRAVAVDRDEKGALEGALGDGCDVLVDMVAFDRRHAAQVAALADRTGSAVVISSGAVYEDDRGRSFDTQGEPGGFPRYPVPIPETQRTVGAGDATYGTRKVGLERELLAPGEALPVTLLRAGAIHGKHCRTPRELYFVKRALDGRRRRVLAHGGLSRFHPVHVSNVAELIRLAAAQPASRVLNAADPRAPTVAEIGAAVDEVLGVTTETVLLPGPPSEGGIGETPWSGAHPVVYDMDAAGRELGYRPVTDYVRSLPETVEWLADRLRGREWALAFPKMARSYGEVLFDYAAEDAWLERHGPGA; translated from the coding sequence GTGCTGGGCGCCACGGGACAGATCGGGCGGGTCGCCGTGCGGGCCCTTGCCGAGGACGGCTGGGACGTGACGGCGGCCTCGCGCGGCGGCGGCCGCGACGACGACTGGGCCGGCGGTGTCCGCGCCGTGGCGGTGGACCGTGACGAGAAGGGGGCGCTGGAGGGCGCGCTGGGCGACGGCTGCGACGTCCTCGTCGACATGGTCGCCTTCGACCGGCGTCACGCGGCACAGGTGGCGGCGCTCGCGGACAGGACCGGGTCCGCCGTCGTCATATCCAGCGGGGCCGTCTACGAGGACGACCGCGGCCGGAGCTTCGACACGCAGGGGGAGCCCGGCGGTTTCCCGCGCTACCCGGTGCCGATACCCGAGACGCAGCGCACGGTCGGCGCCGGGGACGCGACGTACGGGACGCGGAAGGTCGGCCTGGAGCGTGAACTGCTCGCTCCGGGTGAGGCGTTGCCGGTGACGCTCCTGCGGGCCGGCGCGATCCACGGGAAGCACTGCCGCACACCCCGTGAGCTCTACTTCGTGAAGCGTGCGCTGGACGGCCGCCGGCGGCGGGTGCTCGCCCACGGCGGGCTGAGCCGGTTCCATCCGGTCCACGTGTCCAACGTCGCCGAGCTGATCCGGCTCGCCGCCGCGCAGCCGGCCTCGCGGGTGCTCAACGCCGCGGATCCGCGGGCGCCGACCGTGGCGGAGATCGGCGCGGCCGTGGACGAGGTGCTCGGGGTGACGACCGAGACGGTGCTGCTGCCGGGCCCGCCGTCCGAGGGCGGGATCGGCGAGACCCCGTGGAGCGGCGCGCACCCCGTCGTCTACGACATGGACGCGGCCGGGAGGGAGCTGGGCTATCGCCCCGTGACCGACTACGTCCGGTCGCTCCCGGAGACCGTCGAGTGGCTGGCGGACCGACTGCGGGGCCGGGAGTGGGCCCTGGCCTTCCCGAAGATGGCACGGAGCTACGGCGAGGTGCTCTTCGACTACGCGGCCGAGGACGCCTGGCTGGAGCGGCACGGCCCCGGGGCCTGA